The proteins below are encoded in one region of Alistipes indistinctus YIT 12060:
- the der gene encoding ribosome biogenesis GTPase Der encodes MSIVAIVGRPNVGKSTLFNRLVGMRKAIVDDTAGTTRDRHYGTSDWNGREFSVIDTGGYALGGEDVFEEEIRKQVLLAIDESDVVIFMVEVATGITDLDMVVADLLRRSAKKVLLVVNKVDNNDQIYGSHEFYALGLGDPYCISTMSGSGTGDLLDAVVAALPEDSEAEGFEELPKFAIIGRPNVGKSSLTNALLDSERNIVTPVAGTTRDSILTRYNKFGMDFYLIDTAGLRKKTKVTEDLEFYSVLRSVRAIESSDVCILMLDASQGIESQDMNIFSLVVRNKKGCVIVVNKWDLIEKDNNTMKEFAEAIRYRLSPFSDVPIVFTSVPNKQRILEVLQTAMQVYYSRIRKIPTSQLNEYLLPIIEETPPPAIKGKYIRIKYVTQLASPTPSFAFFVNLPQYIKEGYRRFLENKIRERWDFTGVPLQIFFRQK; translated from the coding sequence ATGAGCATAGTAGCGATAGTGGGGCGCCCGAACGTAGGCAAGAGCACGTTGTTTAACCGGCTGGTAGGCATGCGCAAGGCGATCGTCGACGACACGGCGGGCACTACGCGCGACCGTCATTACGGTACTTCCGACTGGAACGGACGTGAATTTTCGGTCATCGATACCGGCGGATATGCCCTCGGCGGCGAGGATGTCTTCGAAGAGGAGATCCGCAAGCAGGTTCTGCTCGCTATCGATGAAAGCGACGTCGTGATTTTTATGGTAGAAGTCGCCACCGGAATTACCGATCTGGATATGGTGGTTGCCGACCTGTTGCGGCGCAGTGCGAAAAAGGTGCTGCTGGTGGTCAATAAGGTCGATAACAACGATCAGATTTACGGTTCGCATGAATTTTATGCGCTGGGTTTGGGGGATCCGTATTGCATCTCGACGATGAGCGGCAGCGGTACGGGCGATTTGCTGGATGCCGTGGTCGCCGCCCTGCCCGAGGATTCGGAGGCGGAGGGTTTCGAGGAGCTGCCTAAATTTGCCATCATCGGCCGCCCGAACGTGGGCAAGTCGTCGCTCACCAATGCGTTGCTCGATTCCGAGCGCAATATCGTCACGCCGGTGGCGGGTACGACCCGGGACTCGATCCTGACGCGGTACAACAAGTTCGGCATGGACTTTTACCTGATCGATACGGCCGGACTGCGCAAAAAGACCAAAGTGACCGAAGACCTCGAGTTTTATTCGGTACTCCGTTCCGTGCGTGCGATCGAATCTTCGGACGTCTGCATCCTGATGCTCGACGCTTCGCAGGGGATCGAATCTCAGGATATGAACATCTTTTCGTTGGTGGTGCGCAACAAGAAAGGGTGCGTGATCGTTGTGAACAAGTGGGACCTGATCGAGAAGGACAACAATACGATGAAGGAGTTCGCCGAAGCCATCCGCTACAGGCTTTCACCGTTCAGCGACGTGCCGATCGTCTTCACCTCGGTGCCGAATAAGCAACGTATCCTCGAGGTGTTGCAGACGGCCATGCAGGTGTATTATTCGCGAATCCGCAAAATCCCTACCTCTCAGTTGAACGAATACCTGCTGCCGATTATCGAGGAGACACCTCCCCCTGCGATCAAGGGGAAATATATACGGATCAAGTATGTGACACAGTTGGCATCGCCGACGCCGTCATTCGCCTTTTTTGTCAACCTTCCCCAATATATTAAAGAAGGATACCGCCGTTTTCTCGAGAATAAGATCCGCGAACGGTGGGATTTTACCGGGGTTCCACTCCAGATATTTTTCCGGCAAAAATAA